Proteins encoded together in one Candidatus Krumholzibacteriia bacterium window:
- a CDS encoding type III pantothenate kinase codes for MKWLALDIGNSKVAAGLVERTTVIDEIAVLDPDAGVESQMAAIFDPVIEAIGRHDAVGVVVSSVVPHVLELFEHLWWGRRPERELHSLVVTHEAALPYVLDVDRPETVGADRLCNVAAAVALGFHDAILVDLGTANTFDLLRDGWFVGGLIGPGAERSHRALVEAGVQLPDVAFAHPRSLVGRDTARAMQAGSFHQAVGAVAHVIRRLRVDRPDRPTLLAGGLAETIGPELPFEVLYVPHMTLIGAARIAEENHGGHRS; via the coding sequence ATGAAGTGGCTCGCCCTCGACATCGGGAACTCGAAGGTCGCTGCGGGCTTGGTCGAGCGGACCACGGTGATCGACGAGATCGCGGTCCTCGACCCCGATGCCGGTGTGGAGTCACAGATGGCGGCGATCTTCGATCCGGTGATCGAGGCCATCGGCCGCCACGATGCGGTGGGCGTGGTCGTATCGTCGGTCGTGCCCCACGTTCTCGAACTCTTCGAACACCTGTGGTGGGGACGACGCCCCGAGCGCGAGCTGCACAGTCTCGTGGTGACCCACGAAGCAGCACTGCCCTACGTGCTCGACGTGGACCGGCCCGAGACCGTGGGGGCCGACCGCCTGTGCAACGTCGCCGCCGCGGTGGCACTCGGGTTCCACGACGCCATCCTCGTGGATCTGGGCACGGCGAACACCTTCGACCTCCTCCGCGACGGATGGTTCGTGGGGGGGCTGATCGGTCCCGGTGCCGAGCGCTCGCACCGCGCGCTGGTCGAGGCCGGTGTGCAGTTGCCCGACGTCGCGTTCGCCCACCCGCGATCGCTGGTGGGTCGCGACACCGCCCGTGCCATGCAGGCGGGGAGCTTCCACCAGGCGGTGGGGGCGGTCGCCCACGTGATCCGACGCCTGCGCGTGGATCGTCCGGACCGGCCGACGCTCCTGGCCGGCGGTCTGGCCGAGACGATCGGCCCCGAGCTTCCCTTCGAAGTGTTGTACGTTCCTCACATGACCCTCATCGGGGCCGCGCGCATCGCCGAGGAGAACCACGGGGGACACCGCTCATGA
- a CDS encoding biotin--[acetyl-CoA-carboxylase] ligase has translation MRRDLVPKALDTAWLGHVFDAHDEIDSTNRRASDLAAADTAHGTVVVAGRQTAGRGRQGRAWIGVEGDLLASCVLRPPTVGPDVAALSLVVALDIAGTLRDDIGIETVGVKWPNDVWVGSRKIAGILLEARSDTAPRVVVGFGVNLRRPAIRDEALEGRATSVEEARPDRRPPSPAEFLACALPRLERGIDDFVAAGFTRRGAEWDALDVLRGRIVEYHREGRRARAEAVGLAPDGSLRVVHGDGRVEQLYGGEVHVMGFGV, from the coding sequence TTGAGACGGGACCTGGTGCCCAAAGCACTCGACACCGCGTGGCTCGGTCACGTCTTCGACGCGCACGACGAGATCGACAGCACGAATCGCCGGGCCTCCGACCTCGCTGCGGCCGACACCGCGCACGGCACGGTGGTGGTCGCCGGGCGACAGACCGCCGGGCGCGGTCGTCAGGGACGGGCGTGGATCGGTGTCGAGGGAGACCTCCTCGCGTCCTGTGTCCTGCGGCCGCCGACCGTCGGTCCGGACGTCGCTGCGCTCTCGCTGGTGGTCGCTCTCGACATCGCGGGCACGCTCCGCGACGACATCGGAATCGAGACCGTCGGGGTCAAGTGGCCCAACGACGTGTGGGTCGGATCGCGCAAGATCGCGGGCATCCTGCTCGAGGCTCGAAGCGATACGGCGCCGCGTGTCGTGGTCGGTTTCGGTGTGAACCTCCGGCGCCCCGCGATCCGCGACGAGGCGCTCGAAGGGCGCGCCACGTCGGTCGAGGAGGCACGGCCGGATCGACGGCCACCGTCGCCCGCCGAGTTCCTCGCGTGCGCCTTGCCGCGTCTCGAGCGCGGGATCGACGACTTCGTCGCCGCGGGATTCACTCGGCGTGGCGCCGAGTGGGACGCTCTCGACGTACTGCGAGGCCGGATCGTGGAGTACCATCGCGAGGGTCGGCGCGCGAGGGCCGAGGCCGTGGGTCTGGCGCCCGACGGGTCGCTGCGCGTGGTCCACGGCGACGGGCGTGTCGAGCAGTTGTACGGAGGCGAGGTGCACGTGATGGGGTTCGGGGTATGA
- the uvrB gene encoding excinuclease ABC subunit UvrB, translated as MSQFRLHSPYPPTGDQPEAIRELVDGLNTGRRDQVLLGVTGSGKTFTMANVIAQWGRPTLVLSHNKTLAAQLYGELRGFFPDNAVEYFISYYDYYQPEAFIPSTNTYIEKDASINDEIERLRLRATASLLSRSDVIVVASVSCIFGLGNPENIRRQVLGIHVGEEVERDDLLRRLVDIQYARNDVAFERGTFRVRGDVVEIKPAYADEIVRVEMFGDEIDAIARVDPITGDVIGRVESAAIYPATHFITERSMLETIGTEITADLESRLSEFEANKKLLEAQRLESRTRYDIEMIQEMGYCAGVENYSRYFDRRSPGDRPACLLDYFPEDWLMIIDESHVTVPQVGGMFNGDRSRKETLVEHGFRLPSALDNRPLKFDEFLTMLPKTVYVSATPSGWELDRAGGVITEQIIRPTGLMDPALELRPVKGQIDDLMNEIKGVVTKGQRVLVTTLTKRMAEDLTDYLREAGVAVQYLHSDIAALDRVQILRGLRLGEFDVLVGINLLREGLDLPEVGLVAILDADKEGFLRSETSLIQTAGRAARNVDGRVILYADNVTGSMQRAMDETERRREKQRQYNEGHGIVPRSIVKSVEDIMSITSAADGVGENAPAAPKRGRRAEPAESTDPVLAILEGLDSQGPAEILDRLRDEMYRAAKDLDFETAASLRDRIEEFVLEHDLEGPSSVQAERERKSNTRPKARRPKSKAKRR; from the coding sequence ATGAGCCAGTTCCGACTCCACAGCCCGTATCCGCCGACCGGCGACCAGCCCGAGGCGATCCGTGAGCTCGTCGACGGCCTGAACACCGGTCGCCGCGACCAGGTCCTGCTGGGCGTGACCGGCAGCGGCAAGACCTTCACCATGGCGAACGTGATCGCCCAGTGGGGGCGTCCGACCCTGGTCCTGAGCCACAACAAGACCCTGGCCGCCCAGCTCTACGGCGAGCTGCGGGGCTTCTTCCCGGACAACGCGGTCGAGTACTTCATCAGCTACTACGACTACTACCAGCCCGAGGCCTTCATCCCCAGCACCAACACCTACATCGAGAAGGACGCGAGCATCAACGACGAGATCGAACGCCTGCGGCTGCGGGCCACGGCTTCGTTGCTGTCGCGTTCCGACGTCATCGTGGTGGCCAGCGTGAGCTGCATCTTCGGCCTGGGCAATCCCGAGAACATCCGTCGTCAGGTGTTGGGGATCCACGTGGGCGAGGAGGTCGAGCGCGACGACCTGCTACGCCGTCTCGTGGACATCCAGTACGCCCGCAACGACGTCGCCTTCGAGCGCGGGACCTTCCGCGTGCGGGGCGACGTGGTCGAGATCAAGCCCGCCTACGCCGACGAGATCGTGCGCGTGGAGATGTTCGGCGACGAGATCGACGCCATCGCCCGCGTCGACCCGATCACCGGCGACGTGATCGGCCGGGTCGAGAGCGCGGCGATCTACCCGGCCACACACTTCATCACCGAGCGCAGCATGCTCGAGACCATCGGCACCGAGATCACCGCCGACCTCGAGTCGCGCCTGAGCGAGTTCGAGGCGAACAAGAAGCTGCTCGAGGCCCAACGGCTGGAGAGCCGCACCCGCTACGACATCGAGATGATCCAGGAGATGGGGTACTGCGCCGGTGTCGAGAACTACTCCCGGTACTTCGATCGTCGGAGTCCGGGCGACCGCCCCGCCTGTCTGCTCGACTACTTCCCCGAGGACTGGCTGATGATCATCGACGAGAGCCACGTCACGGTGCCGCAGGTCGGCGGAATGTTCAACGGCGACAGGTCGCGCAAGGAGACCCTGGTCGAGCACGGCTTCCGCCTTCCGAGCGCTCTCGACAACCGACCGCTCAAGTTCGACGAGTTCCTCACCATGCTCCCGAAAACGGTGTACGTGTCGGCCACGCCGAGCGGCTGGGAACTCGACCGGGCCGGCGGCGTGATCACCGAGCAGATCATCCGTCCGACCGGACTCATGGATCCGGCCCTGGAACTGCGTCCGGTCAAGGGCCAGATCGACGACCTGATGAACGAGATCAAGGGTGTGGTGACCAAGGGCCAACGCGTGCTCGTGACCACGTTGACCAAACGCATGGCCGAGGATCTGACCGACTACCTTCGCGAGGCCGGCGTGGCCGTGCAGTACCTGCACAGCGACATCGCTGCGCTCGATCGCGTGCAGATCCTGCGCGGACTGCGCCTGGGCGAGTTCGACGTGCTCGTCGGTATCAACCTGTTGCGCGAGGGCCTCGACCTGCCCGAGGTCGGCCTGGTCGCGATCCTGGATGCCGACAAGGAGGGCTTCCTGCGCAGCGAGACCAGCCTGATCCAGACCGCGGGCCGCGCGGCGCGCAACGTCGACGGACGCGTGATCCTCTACGCCGACAACGTCACCGGTTCGATGCAGCGGGCCATGGACGAGACCGAGCGTCGGCGCGAGAAACAGAGGCAGTACAACGAGGGGCACGGCATCGTTCCGCGGAGTATCGTGAAGAGTGTCGAGGACATCATGTCGATCACCTCGGCCGCCGACGGTGTGGGCGAGAACGCGCCGGCGGCACCGAAGCGTGGGCGCAGGGCGGAACCCGCGGAGTCCACCGATCCCGTCCTCGCGATCCTCGAGGGCCTGGACAGCCAGGGGCCGGCCGAGATCCTCGACCGCCTGCGCGATGAGATGTACCGCGCGGCGAAGGACCTCGACTTCGAGACCGCGGCCTCGTTGCGCGACCGCATCGAGGAGTTCGTGCTCGAACACGACCTGGAGGGCCCGTCGAGCGTGCAGGCCGAGCGCGAGCGCAAGAGCAACACCCGGCCGAAGGCCCGTCGGCCGAAGTCGAAGGCGAAGCGCCGATGA
- a CDS encoding RNA methyltransferase, protein MIDPGRSVADLRDRLHDLGGRDAHVGRLLRAWLGGRGLDTAAERRGRGRAPRWPRSLGAVLPEVQRSLDAMLSEVARADAGDGSRRRVLRLRSGRTIESVDLPRDGLCVSTQVGCAVGCRFCKTGEDGLLRQLSALEILAQVVRARRERPVRRVVFMGMGEPAHNLDAVLDAIDSLGTDGGVGHKNLAFSTVGDPAVFERLAAGRVRPALSLSLHALDREARERMLPRAPAADPSGLLDAALDYADRVAHPLQVQWTLLAGFNDDDAQADRLAAALRDRRAIVNYIPFNDVEGSGFRRPSVDRCVDLVRRLRRAGIVATLRFSAAVEVDGGCGQLRSRVATRGLGRLPY, encoded by the coding sequence ATGATCGATCCCGGACGAAGCGTCGCCGATCTGCGAGACCGGTTGCACGATCTCGGGGGCCGCGACGCGCACGTGGGTCGGTTGCTGCGCGCGTGGCTCGGCGGACGTGGACTCGACACGGCCGCCGAACGGCGCGGGCGGGGTCGCGCGCCACGGTGGCCGCGGTCCCTGGGAGCAGTGCTCCCCGAGGTGCAGCGATCGCTCGACGCGATGCTCTCGGAGGTCGCTCGGGCCGACGCCGGCGACGGATCGAGACGGCGCGTCCTCCGGCTCCGCTCGGGGCGGACGATCGAGTCGGTCGACCTTCCCCGCGACGGTCTCTGCGTCTCGACGCAGGTCGGCTGCGCGGTGGGCTGCCGTTTCTGCAAGACCGGCGAGGACGGACTGCTCCGACAACTGTCGGCGCTCGAGATCCTCGCCCAGGTCGTCCGGGCCCGCCGTGAGCGACCGGTACGGCGCGTGGTCTTCATGGGGATGGGCGAGCCGGCCCACAACCTCGATGCGGTGCTCGACGCGATCGACTCGCTCGGCACCGATGGCGGCGTGGGACACAAGAATCTGGCCTTCTCCACGGTGGGCGATCCGGCGGTCTTCGAGCGTCTCGCTGCTGGCCGCGTCCGGCCGGCCCTCTCGCTGTCGCTGCACGCGCTCGACCGCGAGGCCCGGGAGCGCATGCTGCCCCGGGCACCCGCTGCCGACCCGTCCGGATTGCTCGACGCGGCGCTCGACTACGCCGATCGTGTGGCCCACCCGCTCCAGGTGCAGTGGACACTCCTCGCCGGTTTCAACGACGACGACGCCCAGGCCGACCGCCTGGCCGCCGCGCTCCGGGATCGGCGGGCGATCGTGAACTACATCCCCTTCAACGACGTCGAAGGAAGTGGTTTCCGACGCCCCTCCGTCGACCGGTGCGTGGACCTCGTGCGCCGGCTGCGCCGGGCGGGCATCGTCGCGACGCTGCGGTTCTCCGCCGCGGTCGAGGTCGACGGGGGGTGCGGGCAGCTCCGTTCCCGGGTCGCCACACGGGGCCTCGGCCGTCTGCCGTACTGA
- a CDS encoding helix-turn-helix domain-containing protein: protein MSEGDVRDYRSLGEILRDAREKKGWSVEELHDRTRIAPRMLQALESDDFDQFDSPVYARGFVRQLAGVLDLDPDWLLTKLGLPERPPQPIEPDEAATQEFTSVTPPTAPPVSERGPVWEVESVRVRRIAPESSGGGRARWITLAVATAVIVGAVVVWTLLPVDDGLGPDAERPETRVAESPAPRTSVPPAETPGEQAPAGEVEDAAEGSPEGGDVAIPPEPADDDPITEETPPVDRLEWHPSTAPAPVDERTAERSTAGTEDADIDETADQTVENEGERAPARADMTSTPARRDEVVESTEPNGGLPSVVRGQPEADVPVMRLVITARERVEVDVELARGQRERRVLEAGEVWRLTGTDHFLIRASDPDAADFELDGIVREPPPRWTGAEWFLRSEPADPE, encoded by the coding sequence ATGAGCGAGGGCGACGTCCGCGACTACCGGAGCCTGGGAGAGATCCTCCGCGACGCTCGCGAGAAGAAGGGCTGGTCGGTCGAAGAGCTCCACGATCGCACCCGGATCGCACCGCGTATGCTCCAGGCGCTGGAGTCCGACGACTTCGACCAGTTCGACAGCCCGGTCTATGCCCGCGGATTCGTGCGGCAACTCGCCGGGGTCCTCGATCTCGATCCGGACTGGTTGCTCACCAAACTCGGACTGCCCGAGCGCCCGCCCCAGCCGATCGAACCGGACGAGGCCGCCACGCAGGAGTTCACATCGGTGACGCCGCCCACGGCACCTCCGGTGTCCGAGAGGGGCCCGGTGTGGGAGGTCGAGTCGGTCCGGGTCCGCCGTATTGCGCCCGAGAGCAGTGGCGGTGGCCGTGCGCGGTGGATCACGCTCGCTGTGGCCACGGCGGTGATCGTCGGCGCGGTGGTCGTGTGGACCCTCCTGCCGGTCGACGATGGTCTCGGGCCCGATGCCGAGCGCCCGGAGACCCGGGTGGCGGAATCGCCCGCCCCACGGACGTCCGTCCCGCCGGCGGAGACGCCCGGGGAGCAGGCGCCGGCCGGGGAAGTGGAGGATGCCGCCGAGGGATCCCCGGAGGGCGGTGACGTCGCGATCCCGCCCGAGCCGGCGGACGACGACCCGATCACCGAGGAGACACCTCCGGTCGACCGACTCGAGTGGCACCCCAGCACCGCGCCGGCGCCGGTGGACGAGCGAACGGCGGAGCGGAGCACCGCGGGGACCGAGGACGCCGACATCGACGAGACGGCCGACCAGACGGTCGAGAACGAAGGTGAGAGGGCGCCGGCGCGCGCAGACATGACCTCGACGCCCGCACGCCGCGACGAGGTCGTGGAGTCCACGGAGCCGAACGGGGGGCTTCCGAGTGTGGTGCGCGGTCAGCCCGAGGCCGACGTGCCCGTCATGCGGCTCGTGATCACCGCACGGGAGCGGGTCGAGGTGGACGTCGAGCTCGCTAGGGGCCAGCGCGAACGCCGAGTCCTGGAAGCCGGTGAGGTCTGGAGGCTGACCGGCACCGACCACTTCCTGATCCGCGCGAGCGATCCCGATGCCGCCGACTTCGAGCTCGACGGCATCGTGCGCGAACCACCGCCGCGTTGGACCGGGGCGGAGTGGTTCCTCCGGAGCGAACCGGCCGACCCCGAATGA
- the nadC gene encoding carboxylating nicotinate-nucleotide diphosphorylase — protein MRFDSEARDAALRLLEWSLHEDRARHDVTSLLAVPDDARGRFVVRNRAAGVVAGIEAVALTLELLGADASASVVVEDGTSLAVPTALATVEGRRLDVLATERTFLNLIGVLSGTATLTRRFVDAAGPGCTILDTRKTWPGYRTLQKYAVRCGGGRNHRPHLAGGILLKDNHRQYGLDLPALVRRARAGHGGLEIVVEVDGLDELDEALGLDVDRVLLDNFDPDGLAEARRLRDARAPSIALEVSGGVDLTTVGALAAAGADYASVGALTHSAAVFDVGLDELAAEDAS, from the coding sequence ATGAGATTCGATTCCGAGGCCCGTGACGCCGCGCTCCGTCTGCTGGAGTGGTCGCTGCACGAGGACCGCGCCCGGCACGACGTGACCAGTCTGCTGGCCGTCCCCGACGACGCCCGTGGTCGCTTCGTCGTGCGCAACCGAGCGGCCGGCGTGGTCGCAGGGATCGAGGCGGTGGCCCTGACCCTGGAACTGCTCGGTGCCGACGCGTCGGCGTCCGTCGTCGTCGAGGACGGAACCAGTCTGGCCGTGCCCACGGCCCTGGCCACGGTCGAAGGACGGAGGCTGGACGTGCTCGCCACCGAACGCACGTTCCTGAACCTGATCGGCGTGCTCTCGGGCACGGCCACGCTCACACGGCGCTTCGTCGACGCCGCCGGTCCGGGCTGCACGATCCTGGACACCCGCAAGACCTGGCCCGGATACCGCACACTGCAGAAGTACGCCGTGCGCTGTGGGGGCGGACGCAACCACCGTCCGCACCTCGCCGGTGGGATCCTGCTCAAGGACAATCATCGGCAGTACGGTCTCGATCTGCCGGCACTGGTGCGTCGGGCACGGGCCGGGCACGGAGGACTGGAGATCGTGGTGGAGGTCGACGGACTCGACGAACTGGACGAGGCGCTCGGACTCGACGTCGATCGGGTCCTGCTCGACAACTTCGATCCCGACGGCTTGGCCGAGGCCCGCCGGCTTCGTGATGCGCGGGCCCCGTCGATCGCCCTCGAGGTGTCCGGGGGCGTCGACCTCACCACCGTCGGTGCACTGGCCGCGGCGGGGGCGGACTATGCGAGCGTGGGCGCGTTGACCCACTCGGCGGCGGTGTTCGACGTCGGACTCGACGAACTCGCAGCGGAGGACGCGTCTTGA
- a CDS encoding oligopeptide:H+ symporter, which produces MTPAAPFRTNPGPAMNITEYILLFGWIFVLIWVPVVIATNRKTHPGALFVLFGAEMWERFSYYGMRALLTLYMVKVLFVDMGAAADARALGIYGSYTSMVYLFPVVGGLIADRVFGFRKAILVGGIIMMLGHFALALEGMLFEGNMALFAGSLALIIIGNGYFKPNISSYLGTFYTTDDPRKDGAYTIFYMGVNIGAFLSSLTCGYVGENIGWHYGFGLAGIGMGLGLIVFWTVGKKVFGSSGLEPDPVAARRPALGPLSPNVLVWGGTLLMLPICAALLSLDQLMSTLLLIIALGIVAYLVFEALRLRAKGDQPIASSQPETSAAGADVVASAPVLTHRQQGDRLLVVVVLFFFHAMFWALFEQAGGSLTLFTERNVDRNVFGGEIPASVFQSLNPLYIMLLAPVFSWMWLRLRTANAEPSTPMKFVLGLAQLGLGFGVILIGAKFFADEQGLVPVLFLFGLYLLHTTGELSLSPVGLSMISKLSPGKIVGFVMGAWFLSIALANKIAGEIGKLTAGGEEAVAGATPLESLAAYTDAYQVWGLYVILGAAAALLVLVPLLRRWMHGIH; this is translated from the coding sequence GTGACTCCGGCCGCCCCCTTCCGCACGAACCCAGGACCCGCCATGAACATCACCGAGTACATCCTGCTCTTCGGATGGATCTTCGTGTTGATCTGGGTGCCCGTGGTCATCGCGACCAATCGCAAGACCCACCCGGGCGCCCTCTTCGTGCTCTTCGGAGCGGAGATGTGGGAGCGCTTCAGCTACTACGGGATGCGCGCGCTACTCACCCTGTACATGGTGAAGGTCCTCTTCGTCGACATGGGAGCGGCCGCCGACGCCCGGGCCCTGGGGATCTACGGCTCCTACACCTCGATGGTCTACCTGTTCCCCGTCGTCGGCGGCCTGATCGCCGACCGGGTGTTCGGTTTCCGCAAGGCGATCCTGGTGGGCGGGATCATCATGATGCTCGGGCACTTCGCCCTGGCCCTCGAGGGCATGCTCTTCGAGGGGAACATGGCACTGTTCGCGGGTTCTCTCGCCCTGATCATCATCGGCAACGGCTACTTCAAGCCGAACATCAGCAGCTATCTCGGCACCTTCTACACGACCGACGACCCACGCAAGGACGGCGCCTACACGATCTTCTACATGGGCGTGAACATCGGGGCCTTCCTGTCGTCGCTGACCTGCGGATACGTCGGCGAGAACATCGGCTGGCACTACGGATTCGGTCTGGCCGGCATCGGCATGGGCCTCGGCCTGATCGTGTTCTGGACGGTCGGGAAGAAGGTCTTCGGATCCTCCGGTCTCGAGCCCGACCCCGTCGCCGCGCGGCGCCCGGCCCTGGGCCCCTTGAGCCCGAACGTCCTGGTGTGGGGCGGCACCCTGCTCATGCTGCCGATCTGTGCGGCCCTCCTGAGCCTCGACCAGCTCATGTCGACCCTGCTGCTGATCATCGCACTGGGCATCGTGGCCTACCTGGTCTTCGAGGCCCTGCGTCTCCGCGCGAAGGGCGACCAGCCGATCGCCTCGTCGCAGCCGGAGACGTCCGCCGCCGGGGCCGACGTCGTGGCGAGCGCGCCCGTGCTCACCCACCGCCAGCAGGGCGACCGCCTGCTCGTGGTCGTGGTGCTCTTCTTCTTCCACGCCATGTTCTGGGCCTTGTTCGAGCAGGCCGGAGGCTCGCTCACACTGTTCACCGAGCGCAACGTCGACCGCAACGTCTTCGGCGGCGAAATCCCGGCCTCGGTCTTCCAGAGCCTGAACCCGCTGTACATCATGCTGCTGGCGCCGGTCTTCTCGTGGATGTGGCTCCGTCTGCGCACGGCCAACGCCGAGCCGTCCACTCCGATGAAGTTCGTGCTCGGCCTGGCGCAGCTCGGGCTGGGCTTCGGTGTGATCCTGATCGGGGCGAAGTTCTTCGCCGACGAGCAGGGTCTGGTGCCGGTGCTGTTCCTGTTCGGTCTCTACCTGCTGCACACCACCGGCGAGCTGAGCCTGTCACCGGTCGGACTCTCGATGATCAGCAAGCTCTCGCCCGGCAAGATCGTGGGCTTCGTCATGGGTGCATGGTTCCTGTCGATCGCACTCGCGAACAAGATCGCCGGCGAGATCGGAAAGCTGACCGCAGGTGGCGAAGAAGCCGTCGCCGGCGCCACGCCCTTGGAGTCGCTGGCCGCGTACACCGACGCCTACCAGGTGTGGGGACTCTACGTGATCCTCGGAGCCGCTGCGGCACTGCTGGTGCTGGTGCCCCTGCTTCGCCGGTGGATGCACGGGATCCACTGA